The region TTGGCGCGGCTGTTGACTCGGGAGAACTGGAGGAGGTCGCTGATGAGCCGCTGCATGCGCAAGGCCCCGTCGACGGCGTGTCCGATGAATTCGTCGGCGTCGGCGTCGAGTTTGCCTTCGTATCGGCGTTTGATGAGCTGCATGAAGCTGGCGACCATTCGGAGCGGTTCCTGGAGGTCGTGTGAGGCGACGTAGGCGAATTGTTCGAGTTCGGCGTTTGAGCGGGCGAGTTCCTGGGTTTGGTGCTGGAGGGCCAGTTCGGCTTCGCGGCGTTGGGTGACGTCCTGGCAGATGGCCACTCCGCCGAGGAGGTGGTTTTCGTCGTCAGCGATGGGGGCGAAGTAGATGTTCAGATAGGCGCTGCGACCCTGGCCCAGTGTGGTTCGTCCGTCGTAGTGTGCCCGCTGGCCGGCGAGGCAGCTTTCGAGTGCGGCGAACATTCGGCTGTCCTTGACGGCGCTGAGGAGGTCGAGCCCGACCAGCCGTTCTCTGGGGGTTCCGATGATCTCGGCGAGTCGTTCGTTGCAGGTGGTGAGCGTTGCCTTGTGATCGAAGTGGGCGATTCCCAGGGGGGAGTTTTCGAAGATGGTTCGGTATTTTTCCTCCGATTCGCGCAGGGCCCGTTCGGCGAGTTCCCGCCATTCGAGTTCCTGCTTGAGCTGGTCGTTGATGGTGGCGAGTTCCTCGGTGCGTTCCTCGACGCGTTTTTCGAGGCCGTCGCGGGCCCGCTGGAGTTCCTGCGAGCGGAGCATGAGTTCGCGGGTTCGGCCTTCGAGGCGTTCGTTGACCTGTCGGACCTGGCTCAAGAGGCGGTCGCGTTCGAGTTCCTTTCGGCGGGCCTCGGTGACGTCGATGGCGTAGTGGAGGTAGATGTCGGCGTCGAGCGGGATCCAGTAGGTGTCCCAGATTTTGCCGAGCATTTCGACGTCGGGGCGGTTCTGGGCTGTTCCTTCGTCCAGCGCCTTGTCGCCAAGGCAGAAGGCGCAGTGAAAGGGCGCATCAGCTCCCGCCCCATCCATCGCCTTGGCTGCTTCGCGGCATTCGGGAAGGTGCTCGCTGCGACCGAAGTCGCGCCAACAGAGTCCCCCCGCCACGGCTCCGACCTCACGGGCGATTCGGTTGGCGGCGAGGATGGTCCGGTCGCGGCGGATCAGCATGGCGGGGTGGGGCAGGCTGTCGAGGAGGAGTTCGTTGAGGGCGGCGGTTTCCTGGAGGGACATTTCGGCTTCTTTGCGGGCGGTGATATCGCGGTTGCTGGCGCGGATGCCGAGCGGGCGGCCGTCGTCGGCGGTCACGGACTGGCAGACGTGTCCGATCCACCGCTGTTGGCCGGTGCGGTCGACGATTCGGAAATCGAGGGACCGCAGTTCGCCGGTCGAGGACGGTTCGTGTTGATGGTCGGCGCAGCGGGCGCGGTCGTCGGGATGGATGATCCGTTCGATCAAGGCGGGGTTTTCGAGGAATTCGGCCGGGCTGTAGCCGGTGAGTCGCCGGCACGACGGCGAGACGTAGACCATGCGGCCGTTGGGGTCCAGCCAGTACTCCCAGTCATAGGTGAAATCGGCGACGGTCCGGTAGCGTTCCTCGCTGGCCCGCAGCGACTCTTCGCTGAGCTTGCAATTGCGGAACAGGACAGCGTAAGGCTGGCGCAGGCCGGTTTCGATCAGGGCCTTGTAGAGCAGGTAGAAGGCGGCGATCTTGAAGAAGTGGCCGAGGAGGTTCCTGACCGAGTAGGCATTTGGATATATCGTGAAGAGAAACTCGGAGACGACCGTCAGGGCGATCGAGCCCAACAGGAATTGGAGCACGAGGCGGTCGAATTCGTCGCGGGACCGCCACAGCAACACCATTGCCGTCAGGAGCATGGCAATGATGACGTACTCGCTGACGATCTTGAAGGTGGTGAGTCCCTGTCCGGCGGGCAGGCAGGCTGGGAAGACGTCCCGTGCGAGAATCAGAAAGAGGACCAGCCCCAGGACGGCGAGGTAGCCGGCCGTCACGGCGGCCACCGGCACCTGGCGGCGTAGAAAGACGAAGCCGCCCAACAGCGTCAGGGCCTGGAGGGATCTGGCGGCGATCCACAACTGGGTGGCTGGATCGGTGTCGGCCGGGCTCACGCCGGGGATGACTCCCATTCCCTCGTAGGCCAGCATGTGGACCAGGTCGAGTCCGGCCACGAACAGGTAGCCGATGCCCAGGAACAGCAGATAGCCGTTGTCGAAGTAGCGTCGGGAGTTCCAGGCGATCATGAAGATTCCCGCCGCGACGGCGATGCTGAAGAGTTCGACCAGCGCGTGAAGCAGGAGGAAGTGGCCCATAGCCCGGATCCACAGCAGCAACACGAGCACCGCCACGGCCAGAGCCAGGACGAACCAGGGCGAGAAAGCGCCCCCTTCCATCGGCTGCACACCCGGGGTGGCGGAGACCGGAACTACGTGCCGTCCCTTTGTATTCCCCAACCGTACTGCCGTCTGATTTCCGCCAGATAGCATGCTCAATTCCCGGGGCCCGTTCCACGCCGTCAGGGGCCTGTGGAATTATAGCCCCCTCCTTTCAGGCAGAAGTGTTATTGTAGAGCAGTCCGGCCGTGGGATCAAGGGCCGTGCCGCCACATCCTGCCCAGTTTTCTCACTTTTACATTTTGCCCGTGGCCGGCGTGGGTGGGTGCGTGTAAAATGTCGGAGACTCGAGAGCAAAACGGCTAGGATATGAGAAAACTTCCGACTATCAGTGTTCTTGCGATAACGGCAGCCGGGATGTTCGGCGCCGCGTCTTCTTCGGTGGCGGCGGGGAGCCCGGAGCCGACGGCGGTATGGGTTCAGCCGACTCGGACGGGCCAGTGGCTGGTGGTTCAGCAGAAGGACGGGGATTCCCATTTTCTTCACGCTGGGTATCAGACGGCGCAGGCCCGGTGGCAGTGGTTTCAGGTGAATGGCCAGGCACAGGCGGTGGGCTCGACGCTTGAATACCTGTATCTGGCGTTTCAGGATGGATTTGTGTATCGCTACAGCTCCGAGAAGGGGCGGGTGTCGAAGTATGCTGTGCGGGTGCCGGAGGAGTATCGGCTTCGGGCGCTGACCGGCGGGATCGATCGGAAGCGGCTGTATGCGATCGGTCAGTACAGCCCGAAGCAGCCGGATACGCAGAGCGCTGCGGCGACCTCGCCGGCTGGGCGGCAGGTGATTTTCGAGTACGTTCGCGGCGAGTGGCAGGCGTTGGCCGATCTGCCCGAGATGGTGGAGGAGACGGACGCGGTGTCGTTCGTTCCGGACGTCCGGCAGATCGATTTGCTGATCCAGAAGGGTACGCGGCGGTTTGCCCACTGGGTTTTCCGCAACGGTGCGTGGTCGGGGCCCAACCGTTTTGAGCTTGACGAGGCGGTCGGGCGGCACTGGTTGGGCGTATCGTCGGCTGCGAGTCCGCTGTATTTGGCGGCCTGCCGTCAGACCGATGGTGCGGCGCGGCTTGATTTGTACAGTATCGGCGAACAGGGCGACGTGTCCGATCCGGTCGCCCTTCCCGTTCGCGACGGCGCGGCTGACCATTGCGAACTGCTCGACGTCGCCTTTACCGCGAGTCATCTGGAGTTGGTGCAGCTTTTGGCCGGGGGCGAGGCAAGGCTGGCGCGATACGACTACGCCGGCCAGGCCGTCGGGGAGCCGGAGGAGTTGCCGGCGTCTCTGCGGACGGAGCCGGCCCGGGAGCCGGAGATCACGAACCTGGTGATTCTGGTCCTTTTGGCGTTCCTGTTCTTCCTGGCGCGGGCGTTCCATCCGGCCCGGACGCCGGAGTTGCCGTCCGACGTAGCGTTGGCGGAGTACTGGCGTCGCACACTGGCGGCGGTGATCGATTTTCTGCCGGTGTCGCTGGCGGTCTCGTTGATCTGGTACGATCGGTTCAATGAGCTGTACCTTCAGGCCGGGTCGTTCTCGCAACTGGTCGAGCAGTCGGCCCAGGACAGTCGCCTGGTGTTCGCGTCACTGGCGACGGTGATCGGGTACGGGCTCTACTGCATGATTACGGAACTGATCTGGTCGGCGACGCCGGGCAAGCTGCTTTTCGGTCTGCGGGTGCGTTCGGCCCGCGATCCGGCCTCGCCGGCGTCGGTGTTGCAGATCGTGGTTCGGAACGTTGCCAAGGCGTTGGAGCTGTATTCGCCGCCGCTGTTCGTGGTGATGTTGATGACGCTGTTTTTGACGAGCCTGCGTCAGCGGACGGGCGATCTGCTGGCTGGGACCATCGTGGTGCAACCGGCCCCTACCGGGGAGGCGCCGCCCCATGAGTGACCTGGTGCGTCAGGTGTTCGATCTGATACTGCCGGCGGTGGAACGGGCGCGGCGGCTTGGGGCGGCGTTCGCGGACGTGCGGGCGGTTTCGTCGACGGGGAGTTCGCTGCTGGTCCAGGACGAACGTGCGGAGAAGATGTTCCACTCGCACAGCGCGGGGATCGGGGTGCGGGTGCTGGTGGATGGGAGTTGGGGATTTGCCAGTTGCGACGGTTTCGACCGGCGTCAGCTCGAAGACGGTTTGGAGCAGGCGATGGCGCTGGCCCGATTGGCGGCGCCGGTGGTGGCGGACCGGGGCATGGTCGCATCGGTTGAGCCGGTTCGCGACGAGGTTCGGCGACTTGGGCGGCTCGAGGTGGACCAGATCAGCCTTGAGGAGAAGCGCCGGCGCTGCCTGGAGCACGAGCGGCTGGCGTTGGCGGCGGGCGAAGGGAAGATCGTCAATTCGATGGTGGGCTACGGCGACGCGGTGCGGCGGCAGTGGGTGGTCAATACGGCCGGCACGCAGGTGTATACGGAGCTTGGCCGTGCGCGGCTGAGTTGCCAGGTCACGGCGATCGAGGGCAAGGTTCGTCAGCGGAATTTCCAGGTGCTCGGGCATCAGGGCGGACCGGAGCTTCTGCTGGACGTGGCGCCGGAACAGATTTCGGTGAAGGCGGGCCGGAAGGTGCTTGAGCAGTTGCGGGCGAAGAAGGCTCCGGCGGGCGAGTTTCCGGTGGTTTTTCATCCGACGATCAGCGGGCTGCTGGCGCACGAGGCGCTCGGGCACAACGCGGAGGGCGACAGCGTGTGGACCGGCCAGTCGATCCTGGCGGGCAAGTTCGGCGAGCCGATCGCCAGCCCGCTGGTGACGATCGTGGACGATTCGACTCTGGCGGGCAAGTACGGTTCGGAGCCGTACGACAGCGAGGGCGTGGCGGCGCGGACGCGGACGATCGTCAAGGACGGCGTGTTGACGGAGTTGCTTCACAGCCTGGAGACGGCGGGGCAGTTTCAGACCCAGCCGAACGGCTGCGGACGCGCGCAAGACCACACGTCGCCGCCGATCTGCCGGATGAGCAACACGTTCTTTCAGCCGGGCGAGTCGACGTTCGAGGAGATGCTGGCGGGGATTGAGCGCGGCATCTATCTGCGGGAGGGGCACGAAGGGTACGTGTATCCGGAGCGCGGGCAGTTTTTGTGCCGGGCCCATGAGGCGCAGATGATCGAGCACGGTCGGCTGGGCGAGCCGCTTCGCGACGTGAGCGTCAGCGGGCTGCTGGTAGAGACGCTGATGAATATCGACAAGGTCGGCGGCGATTTCGAGATGATTTTTCCAGGCACGTGCGGCAAGTCGGGCCAGGGCGTGCCGACGGATTGCGGCGGGCCGCATCTGCGGGTATCGAAAATGGTGGTCGGAGGCGAGAGCGCATGAGCCGCGAGGGGCACAACAGCACCGCCGAGATCGAGCGTCCGGAGGCCCTGCTGCCTGGCGCGGCGCGGGCGGTGGAGCTGGCCCGGAAGGCGGGGGCCGAGTGGGCGGACGCGTCGGTTTCGCTGTCGCGCGGGTTGAACGTGGTGGTCGAGAAGAGTTCGATCAAGAGCGCCGAGGCGGACTGGAGCCGGCACCTGTCGATTCGGGCGTACGTTGGCGGCGGGATGGGTTACGTGTCGAGCAGCGGCGCGGCGGCGAGCGACCTGGCGGAGTTGGCGGAGAAGGCGGTCGCGCTGGCCAGGTCGGCGAGTCCCGATCCGGATTTCGCGGCGTTGCCCGATCCGCAGAGTCCGTCGCGGATTCCGGTGACGTTCGATCCGAAGATTCTCTCGCTGACCGCTGACGATATCATCGGCTGGACGTGCGGCAACCTGGAGGCGGCTCGCGGGGTTCGGTCGGACGCGATCATCAGCGGGGACGCGGCGTTTTCGGCTGGGGCTGGGGCGTTTGCGAGCAGTTCGGGCATTCGGATCGCCCGGAACAGCACGAGCGTGTATTTGAGTTTTTTCGCGGTGGTCAAGGACGGCTCGGACGTCGGCAGTTTCGCCGATCACACGAGCGCCCGTTTCCTGGATGACTTCGATCCATCGCCGGAGCTGGCGGCGCGGATCACCCGGAGGGCGTTGGAGTACCGCAAGGCCCGCCGGGTTCCCACCGGACGGACGACGCTGGTGCTTGGGCCGCGGGCGGCGTTTGACCTGGTGGCGGATCTGGTTTCGGCGGCGAGCGCCGAGTCGATTCAGCGGCGTCGCAGTTTGCTGGTCGATCGGCTGGACGGGACGATCGGGTCGGAGTTGCTGACGGTGACGGATGATGGGCTGATCGATCGCGGCTTGTACTCCGGGCCTTACGACGCGGAGGGGGCGGCGCGGCGGGTGGTCACCGT is a window of Phycisphaerae bacterium DNA encoding:
- a CDS encoding PAS domain S-box protein — its product is MEGGAFSPWFVLALAVAVLVLLLWIRAMGHFLLLHALVELFSIAVAAGIFMIAWNSRRYFDNGYLLFLGIGYLFVAGLDLVHMLAYEGMGVIPGVSPADTDPATQLWIAARSLQALTLLGGFVFLRRQVPVAAVTAGYLAVLGLVLFLILARDVFPACLPAGQGLTTFKIVSEYVIIAMLLTAMVLLWRSRDEFDRLVLQFLLGSIALTVVSEFLFTIYPNAYSVRNLLGHFFKIAAFYLLYKALIETGLRQPYAVLFRNCKLSEESLRASEERYRTVADFTYDWEYWLDPNGRMVYVSPSCRRLTGYSPAEFLENPALIERIIHPDDRARCADHQHEPSSTGELRSLDFRIVDRTGQQRWIGHVCQSVTADDGRPLGIRASNRDITARKEAEMSLQETAALNELLLDSLPHPAMLIRRDRTILAANRIAREVGAVAGGLCWRDFGRSEHLPECREAAKAMDGAGADAPFHCAFCLGDKALDEGTAQNRPDVEMLGKIWDTYWIPLDADIYLHYAIDVTEARRKELERDRLLSQVRQVNERLEGRTRELMLRSQELQRARDGLEKRVEERTEELATINDQLKQELEWRELAERALRESEEKYRTIFENSPLGIAHFDHKATLTTCNERLAEIIGTPRERLVGLDLLSAVKDSRMFAALESCLAGQRAHYDGRTTLGQGRSAYLNIYFAPIADDENHLLGGVAICQDVTQRREAELALQHQTQELARSNAELEQFAYVASHDLQEPLRMVASFMQLIKRRYEGKLDADADEFIGHAVDGALRMQRLISDLLQFSRVNSRAKPPEPIGVDDVLRRVVANLKVAIERSEAAITWGHMPTVTADDTQLTQLFQNLLDNAMKFRREDQAPKITISADREDAFWRFTVADNGIGFEQEYADKIFVIFQRLHARDKYRGTGIGLAICKKIVERHGGRIWVKSELGRGTTFHFTLPAGPAEAPA
- a CDS encoding RDD family protein; its protein translation is MFGAASSSVAAGSPEPTAVWVQPTRTGQWLVVQQKDGDSHFLHAGYQTAQARWQWFQVNGQAQAVGSTLEYLYLAFQDGFVYRYSSEKGRVSKYAVRVPEEYRLRALTGGIDRKRLYAIGQYSPKQPDTQSAAATSPAGRQVIFEYVRGEWQALADLPEMVEETDAVSFVPDVRQIDLLIQKGTRRFAHWVFRNGAWSGPNRFELDEAVGRHWLGVSSAASPLYLAACRQTDGAARLDLYSIGEQGDVSDPVALPVRDGAADHCELLDVAFTASHLELVQLLAGGEARLARYDYAGQAVGEPEELPASLRTEPAREPEITNLVILVLLAFLFFLARAFHPARTPELPSDVALAEYWRRTLAAVIDFLPVSLAVSLIWYDRFNELYLQAGSFSQLVEQSAQDSRLVFASLATVIGYGLYCMITELIWSATPGKLLFGLRVRSARDPASPASVLQIVVRNVAKALELYSPPLFVVMLMTLFLTSLRQRTGDLLAGTIVVQPAPTGEAPPHE
- a CDS encoding TldD/PmbA family protein; amino-acid sequence: MSDLVRQVFDLILPAVERARRLGAAFADVRAVSSTGSSLLVQDERAEKMFHSHSAGIGVRVLVDGSWGFASCDGFDRRQLEDGLEQAMALARLAAPVVADRGMVASVEPVRDEVRRLGRLEVDQISLEEKRRRCLEHERLALAAGEGKIVNSMVGYGDAVRRQWVVNTAGTQVYTELGRARLSCQVTAIEGKVRQRNFQVLGHQGGPELLLDVAPEQISVKAGRKVLEQLRAKKAPAGEFPVVFHPTISGLLAHEALGHNAEGDSVWTGQSILAGKFGEPIASPLVTIVDDSTLAGKYGSEPYDSEGVAARTRTIVKDGVLTELLHSLETAGQFQTQPNGCGRAQDHTSPPICRMSNTFFQPGESTFEEMLAGIERGIYLREGHEGYVYPERGQFLCRAHEAQMIEHGRLGEPLRDVSVSGLLVETLMNIDKVGGDFEMIFPGTCGKSGQGVPTDCGGPHLRVSKMVVGGESA
- a CDS encoding TldD/PmbA family protein — encoded protein: MSREGHNSTAEIERPEALLPGAARAVELARKAGAEWADASVSLSRGLNVVVEKSSIKSAEADWSRHLSIRAYVGGGMGYVSSSGAAASDLAELAEKAVALARSASPDPDFAALPDPQSPSRIPVTFDPKILSLTADDIIGWTCGNLEAARGVRSDAIISGDAAFSAGAGAFASSSGIRIARNSTSVYLSFFAVVKDGSDVGSFADHTSARFLDDFDPSPELAARITRRALEYRKARRVPTGRTTLVLGPRAAFDLVADLVSAASAESIQRRRSLLVDRLDGTIGSELLTVTDDGLIDRGLYSGPYDAEGAARRVVTVFDRGRFNAALHNSYTAHKAKTQNTGHGQRTGGISSTNLQIARGEHSAAELIGEVEDGVYLEIGSLDPDLTSGDVSTSLDFAFKIEKGELAYPVANAMVGGSLLELLGDLDAVSADYRDDPGNPKPTIRIRDVQISSEGD